A genomic region of Deltaproteobacteria bacterium contains the following coding sequences:
- a CDS encoding nucleotidyl transferase AbiEii/AbiGii toxin family protein, giving the protein MNNHYIETVRLLIDVAPFVFSRNCFALKGGTAINLFQQNMPRLSVDMDLVYTNLEHTNRNSALEAIESELRHVSKLLENKLGVTVRPATSGSEHESKLFISRGAILLKVEVNHVFRGALYPLVTGTLSPEAQSQFMSFLSIPMLDPDELYASKLVAAMDRQHPRDLFDVLLLLSDGGITPRIRRAFTVYLAGHNRPMHELLSPKAKDIATEFESDFIGMTSVEVSLKQLEEVREKIFLELPASLDEAERRFLLSVNRCEPEWDLLGLPGIDTLPAIRWKLLNLNKLSQINPKKYSKILKALEERLR; this is encoded by the coding sequence ATGAATAATCACTATATAGAAACGGTAAGACTCCTCATTGATGTGGCCCCCTTTGTCTTTTCCCGTAACTGCTTTGCGCTGAAAGGCGGTACGGCGATTAATCTCTTTCAGCAAAACATGCCGAGGCTGTCCGTTGACATGGACCTGGTCTACACGAACCTGGAGCACACAAATCGGAATTCCGCACTGGAAGCAATCGAGAGCGAGCTGCGTCATGTCTCCAAACTTCTTGAAAACAAGCTGGGAGTTACAGTGCGACCGGCAACTTCAGGTAGCGAACACGAATCCAAGCTCTTTATTTCCAGAGGGGCCATACTGCTCAAGGTGGAGGTAAATCATGTATTTCGTGGCGCCCTGTATCCTCTTGTTACAGGCACTCTTTCACCGGAAGCCCAGTCGCAATTTATGAGCTTCCTTTCCATACCGATGCTGGATCCTGACGAACTGTATGCAAGTAAGCTCGTGGCGGCCATGGATCGGCAGCATCCCCGCGACCTCTTCGATGTGCTGCTGCTGCTCAGCGATGGCGGTATCACTCCACGGATACGGCGCGCTTTTACAGTATATCTTGCGGGGCATAATCGGCCCATGCACGAGCTACTTTCACCCAAAGCCAAAGATATAGCTACTGAATTTGAAAGTGACTTCATTGGAATGACCAGCGTGGAGGTGTCGCTCAAACAGCTTGAGGAGGTTCGCGAAAAGATATTCCTGGAATTGCCTGCATCTCTCGATGAGGCTGAACGCAGGTTTCTTCTTTCAGTGAATCGCTGTGAGCCTGAATGGGACCTTCTTGGATTACCGGGAATAGATACTCTGCCGGCCATTCGATGGAAATTGTTGAACCTGAATAAACTCTCTCAAATCAATCCAAAGAAATATAGCAAGATTTTGAAAGCCCTGGAAGAGAGGCTCAGATAA
- a CDS encoding ATP-binding protein, whose protein sequence is MNLRIIFEYKLGIALKSEKNIQKQGQYTERVGMLIEFKVKNFLSIKEEQTFSMLPAGKVPLKDNPNNVTSKMESTANLNLLKSTIIYGANASGKSSFLKAFSALRYLVVESIDFKLDEEIPTYEPFKLDDESREAPIEFEIDFIANKVRYTYKVIFDKKAFLYESLVFYPKKQPAKLFVREIGGKISYGEYYSGSKKHELFDNQLVLSKAGSTAIESLIAPYRYFSKYFYVHIIHDTHYDQAVIRSFTNFWAEKKDSSFRKNMHKLIKIADTGITDFTLRERNLDEFGLPEDMSEEEKKEIAEKYKYSVKTIHKTYQGKNCIGQMNFDLNEESTGTIKLMVVGGLILDALEDGSTMIIDELDKSLHPLLTRMLIQLFHSEKNNPKGAQLIFATHDVSLIDVDLFRRDQIGLTEKDEYGCTEIYPLSDYTGISKVKPLENWYLRGRFGGIPVINDYELDLEFDQ, encoded by the coding sequence TTGAACCTTCGGATAATATTTGAGTATAAGCTTGGAATTGCATTAAAAAGTGAAAAAAATATCCAAAAACAAGGACAATATACAGAAAGAGTTGGGATGTTAATAGAATTTAAAGTAAAAAATTTTTTGTCGATAAAAGAAGAACAAACCTTCTCAATGCTCCCGGCTGGGAAAGTACCGCTCAAGGATAATCCAAATAATGTTACCTCAAAAATGGAATCAACGGCTAATCTCAATTTGCTTAAATCGACAATTATCTATGGCGCAAATGCATCTGGGAAAAGCAGTTTTTTGAAAGCTTTTTCAGCGCTTAGGTATTTGGTTGTAGAATCTATAGATTTTAAATTGGACGAGGAAATTCCCACATACGAGCCATTCAAATTAGATGATGAAAGCAGAGAAGCGCCGATAGAGTTTGAAATTGATTTTATAGCTAATAAGGTTCGTTATACTTATAAAGTGATATTTGATAAAAAAGCATTTTTATATGAATCGCTTGTATTTTATCCAAAAAAACAGCCTGCCAAACTCTTTGTCAGAGAAATAGGAGGAAAAATAAGTTATGGTGAATATTATTCAGGATCAAAAAAGCATGAACTGTTTGATAATCAGTTGGTGCTTTCAAAAGCTGGTTCCACCGCTATAGAATCTCTTATTGCCCCCTACAGATATTTTTCAAAATATTTCTATGTACATATAATACATGATACGCATTACGATCAAGCAGTTATTAGATCATTTACCAATTTTTGGGCGGAAAAAAAGGATTCCAGTTTCCGTAAAAATATGCACAAATTGATTAAAATAGCGGATACAGGTATTACAGACTTCACTTTAAGAGAACGAAACCTTGATGAATTTGGACTTCCTGAAGATATGTCGGAAGAGGAAAAGAAAGAGATAGCGGAAAAATATAAATATAGTGTCAAAACGATACACAAAACATATCAAGGTAAAAACTGTATTGGCCAAATGAACTTTGACCTTAATGAAGAATCTACAGGAACTATTAAGCTGATGGTTGTTGGTGGTCTTATTCTTGATGCTCTGGAAGATGGTTCTACTATGATTATTGATGAACTCGACAAATCTTTACATCCGCTGTTAACGAGAATGTTGATTCAGCTTTTTCATAGCGAAAAGAATAATCCCAAGGGTGCCCAGTTGATTTTTGCAACACACGACGTTTCACTTATAGATGTTGATCTATTCAGGCGAGACCAGATAGGGCTGACGGAAAAGGATGAATACGGCTGCACGGAAATATATCCTCTTTCCGACTATACAGGAATAAGCAAGGTCAAACCTCTGGAAAACTGGTATCTAAGAGGCCGCTTTGGTGGAATACCGGTCATTAATGACTATGAGCTCGATTTAGAATTTGACCAGTGA
- a CDS encoding type IV toxin-antitoxin system AbiEi family antitoxin codes for MSTKSIHSRQYLKKALFTLPQGMPVTSSHLEQWGISRQLAHRYVLSGWLESLGYGYYVRMGDSLTVTGAVTGLEMQGVAVHIGGKSALSLRGAVHYLAQGKERLSLYGVTKKRLPPWFVRRFPCEARRSRLFKEEDATEKRLYVRHLEEKEPHSPFVSEPERALLEMLEGVPQKQTTDEAHKIMEPLYTLRPEAVQTLLEACTKIKVKRLFFSIADGLKLPVLKHLDLSGIDFGAPSVYILTKKGGALILKHPMAAYDE; via the coding sequence ATGTCAACTAAAAGTATACATTCAAGACAATACCTAAAAAAAGCATTGTTTACATTACCGCAGGGTATGCCGGTCACAAGCAGCCACCTGGAGCAATGGGGCATATCGCGACAATTGGCGCATCGCTACGTCCTGAGCGGTTGGCTTGAGTCCCTCGGGTACGGTTATTATGTGAGGATGGGAGATAGTCTCACAGTTACAGGCGCCGTTACCGGACTGGAGATGCAGGGAGTTGCAGTGCATATAGGAGGCAAGTCCGCTCTTTCTTTAAGAGGCGCTGTTCACTACCTGGCACAGGGAAAGGAAAGACTGTCCCTCTATGGTGTGACAAAAAAACGCCTACCCCCGTGGTTTGTCAGGCGCTTCCCCTGCGAAGCGCGCAGGAGCCGACTCTTCAAGGAAGAGGACGCTACTGAGAAGCGGCTGTATGTGCGGCATCTGGAAGAAAAAGAACCTCACTCCCCTTTTGTCTCCGAACCGGAAAGAGCGCTCCTTGAGATGCTTGAGGGCGTACCTCAAAAACAAACTACAGACGAAGCCCACAAGATCATGGAACCTTTGTACACACTCCGTCCCGAAGCAGTTCAGACGCTTCTTGAAGCGTGTACGAAAATAAAAGTCAAGCGGCTCTTTTTCTCTATTGCCGACGGGTTGAAACTTCCGGTTCTTAAGCATCTGGATCTATCTGGAATAGATTTCGGGGCGCCTTCTGTTTACATACTCACTAAAAAAGGGGGGGCGCTTATCCTGAAGCATCCTATGGCTGCCTACGATGAATAA
- a CDS encoding alpha/beta hydrolase — protein sequence MKLFLKNRKRLIAVTIFVAILMLNIVSYLHAYKFTHFVTGGPKTEKPESLSFIKKISVLITGVNVPKKLNTKTPAHYGYEFKSLTIEGSDGLKTPVWEISPHKSTYTVILFHGYSSKKEDLLPLGLYFVDKSADVILVDFPGHGDSPYDWSTLGYREAQVVTSVFRHYQAQGKKNIILHGLSLGASSIITAIHTDKIQPKALILEMPFGSLYQTVQSRFELMGFPVTFPFAELLVFWGGVQNGYNAFDLNPVDFAGDINVPTLLLGGAGDQRASKSVLQDIYTNLQGHKELHLFEGLGHVNLFVRGKNKYEEIVDNFMKDMDSKANSLI from the coding sequence ATGAAGCTTTTTTTAAAAAATAGAAAAAGACTAATTGCTGTTACAATATTCGTTGCAATTCTTATGCTGAATATTGTCAGTTACCTTCATGCCTATAAATTTACCCATTTTGTTACAGGCGGCCCCAAAACGGAAAAGCCGGAATCCTTATCATTTATCAAGAAAATAAGCGTTCTCATTACAGGAGTAAATGTCCCCAAAAAGCTAAATACAAAGACACCTGCCCACTATGGATATGAATTTAAATCCCTTACCATTGAAGGTTCCGATGGATTAAAAACACCTGTCTGGGAAATAAGTCCCCATAAGTCAACTTATACAGTTATTCTTTTTCATGGCTATTCTTCAAAGAAGGAAGACCTTCTTCCACTGGGCCTATATTTTGTTGATAAGTCAGCAGATGTAATCCTTGTGGACTTTCCCGGACACGGTGATTCACCCTATGACTGGTCAACACTGGGTTATCGGGAAGCTCAGGTCGTTACCTCTGTTTTCAGGCATTATCAAGCTCAAGGAAAAAAGAATATCATTCTTCATGGCCTTTCATTAGGCGCCTCTTCCATAATAACAGCGATCCATACCGACAAGATCCAGCCAAAGGCGCTCATACTGGAAATGCCTTTCGGTTCTTTATATCAAACAGTCCAAAGCCGGTTTGAGCTGATGGGTTTTCCTGTTACCTTTCCTTTTGCCGAGCTGCTTGTTTTCTGGGGAGGTGTGCAAAATGGTTATAATGCCTTTGATCTAAATCCCGTTGATTTTGCAGGTGATATTAATGTTCCAACTCTGCTTTTAGGGGGTGCCGGTGATCAGCGTGCTTCTAAATCCGTGTTGCAGGATATTTACACCAACCTGCAAGGCCATAAAGAATTGCACCTTTTCGAGGGCCTTGGTCATGTGAACCTGTTTGTTAGAGGTAAAAACAAGTATGAGGAAATTGTTGATAATTTTATGAAAGATATGGATTCAAAGGCGAACTCTTTGATCTGA
- a CDS encoding cation diffusion facilitator family transporter, with amino-acid sequence MHNDEQGHHHHGHHHHGTIKNIKAAFFLNLGFTVVEIIGGFLTNSTAILADAVHDLGDSFALGQAWYFERLSRRQGSKAYTYGFRRFSLLGALMSTILLLTSSLYVLSEAIPRLINPEHSHAEGMMFLALIGIAVNGYAMFKLVGEKGVNARTIGLHLLEDVLGWAAVLVVAIILYFKDIHILDPILAILITLYIMMHIVKNIKATLPIFLQAAPEDVDIDLIKRKISEIEHINSAHHVHVWSLDGENTIFSAHLVADKNLTPGQYAELKQNVKSLIHHYGLYHSTVEIELPEEACRMTGNAVCN; translated from the coding sequence ATGCATAATGACGAACAGGGTCATCACCACCACGGTCACCACCATCATGGAACGATTAAAAATATAAAGGCCGCCTTCTTTTTAAATCTTGGATTTACCGTTGTTGAAATTATCGGTGGTTTTTTGACGAACAGCACGGCCATCCTGGCTGATGCCGTGCATGACCTGGGTGATTCATTCGCGCTGGGGCAGGCCTGGTATTTTGAGCGCCTTTCCCGGCGGCAGGGGAGCAAAGCCTACACCTATGGATTCAGGCGCTTTTCTCTCCTTGGCGCATTGATGAGCACCATTTTGCTGCTCACCAGTTCACTCTATGTTTTATCGGAAGCCATTCCCCGGCTCATTAACCCCGAGCATTCTCATGCAGAAGGTATGATGTTTCTTGCCCTTATCGGTATCGCCGTTAATGGCTATGCCATGTTCAAACTGGTTGGTGAAAAGGGGGTGAACGCCAGAACCATCGGTCTTCACCTGCTTGAAGATGTGTTGGGCTGGGCGGCCGTTCTTGTTGTCGCTATTATCCTTTATTTCAAGGATATTCATATCCTCGACCCTATTCTTGCCATATTGATTACACTTTATATTATGATGCATATTGTGAAAAATATTAAAGCGACTCTGCCCATCTTTCTTCAGGCGGCGCCGGAAGATGTCGATATCGATCTTATTAAGCGTAAAATTTCAGAAATCGAACATATTAATTCGGCCCATCATGTCCATGTCTGGTCATTAGATGGTGAAAATACGATTTTTTCGGCCCATCTCGTGGCCGACAAAAACCTGACACCCGGCCAATATGCCGAACTTAAGCAGAATGTAAAAAGTCTGATCCACCATTACGGACTCTATCATTCTACGGTAGAGATCGAGCTGCCTGAAGAGGCTTGCAGAATGACGGGAAATGCGGTTTGTAATTGA
- the creB gene encoding two-component system response regulator CreB translates to MKKKILIVEDEPSIADNITYALSTEGFEPLWCGTGSEALDEFEKSGIALIILDIGLPDINGFELARIIRSNSDIPIIFLTARSDEIDRVAGLELGADDYVVKPFSPRELAARVRAVLRRSVDNGASSQQKKSQRLPFEIDEKKFIISYYGESLDLTRYEFRLLQLLITSPGRVYSRDQLMERVWEEPEMSLDRTVDTHIKTIRQKLKSIKPDEEVIITHRGVGYSLKEY, encoded by the coding sequence ATGAAGAAAAAAATACTCATTGTTGAAGACGAACCCTCCATTGCCGATAATATTACCTACGCCCTCTCGACGGAGGGCTTTGAACCGCTCTGGTGTGGTACGGGGAGTGAAGCGCTGGATGAGTTCGAAAAATCCGGCATTGCCCTCATCATTCTCGATATCGGCCTGCCCGACATTAACGGCTTCGAACTGGCCCGGATAATCCGAAGCAATTCAGATATTCCTATTATATTCCTTACCGCCCGCTCTGACGAGATCGACCGTGTTGCCGGTCTCGAACTCGGCGCTGATGATTATGTGGTCAAACCCTTCAGCCCCCGTGAACTGGCCGCCAGGGTTCGCGCTGTCTTGAGAAGAAGTGTGGATAATGGCGCTTCTTCTCAACAAAAAAAGAGCCAAAGGCTCCCTTTTGAGATAGATGAAAAGAAATTTATTATTTCCTACTATGGAGAGTCCCTCGACTTGACGCGCTATGAATTCCGTCTGCTGCAATTGTTAATCACTAGTCCCGGCAGGGTCTACAGCCGCGACCAGCTTATGGAGCGTGTCTGGGAAGAGCCCGAAATGAGCCTTGACCGCACTGTCGATACCCACATTAAAACGATCCGGCAGAAATTGAAAAGTATAAAGCCGGATGAAGAAGTGATCATCACGCACCGTGGCGTTGGTTATTCTCTCAAGGAGTATTGA
- a CDS encoding RloB family protein: MRKTRRSKKRLLKPIIIILCEGEKTEPSYFSGFFRNTAHYKDYVFRPYQPTDHSPLGIVKAACEEKRRAIADKIEGKDIHVWAVFDRDGHDHIPEAFDMARANGIEIAFSNVCFEQWILLHYERTQKPFTNCDEIVSHIRSKHDHSYKKDDYCYDRLKENISTAIKNGEWLIQQVDFDISRGTPEWNINPYTDVHKLVTFLLSPVI, encoded by the coding sequence GTGAGAAAAACAAGGCGGTCAAAAAAGAGACTTCTAAAACCCATAATTATTATTCTCTGCGAAGGGGAAAAGACAGAGCCTTCCTACTTTTCCGGTTTTTTTAGGAATACTGCACATTATAAAGATTACGTATTCAGACCGTATCAACCAACTGACCATTCTCCCTTAGGTATTGTAAAGGCAGCATGTGAGGAAAAACGTCGGGCAATTGCCGATAAAATAGAGGGAAAGGATATTCATGTCTGGGCTGTTTTTGACAGGGACGGGCACGATCATATTCCGGAGGCTTTTGATATGGCAAGAGCAAACGGTATAGAGATTGCTTTTTCCAATGTTTGTTTCGAACAATGGATTTTGCTCCACTACGAACGGACACAAAAACCTTTTACAAATTGTGATGAAATAGTTAGCCATATAAGATCAAAGCATGATCATAGTTATAAAAAGGATGATTATTGTTATGACCGATTAAAAGAGAATATCAGTACAGCTATAAAAAACGGTGAATGGCTCATACAGCAAGTAGATTTTGACATCTCACGAGGAACGCCTGAGTGGAACATCAATCCCTATACAGACGTTCATAAGCTGGTCACTTTTTTATTGAGTCCTGTAATATGA
- a CDS encoding DUF3817 domain-containing protein — protein sequence MEIYCKTCDKVLGYYPDEKIPPNVRGYTTCKLCGEQIEIFKKVEQSKAGKTMLKIFRMVSIIEGLSLIALMCIAIPAKYYFKYFDIVWDVGMAHGILWTIYFILSLVVSHLEKWKVTLWIAALFASVIPFASFLLERKLKKLIIPAKA from the coding sequence ATGGAAATTTATTGCAAGACATGTGACAAGGTTCTTGGCTACTACCCTGATGAAAAAATTCCGCCCAATGTTAGGGGCTATACCACCTGCAAATTATGTGGCGAACAAATAGAAATTTTCAAAAAGGTTGAGCAATCAAAGGCAGGAAAAACCATGCTGAAAATATTCAGGATGGTGAGCATTATTGAAGGGCTGTCGCTTATTGCACTCATGTGCATAGCTATCCCAGCAAAATACTACTTTAAATATTTCGATATCGTCTGGGATGTGGGTATGGCCCACGGCATCCTCTGGACGATCTACTTTATCCTGTCTCTGGTGGTGAGTCACCTGGAAAAATGGAAAGTCACTCTATGGATTGCAGCCCTCTTTGCATCAGTTATCCCCTTTGCCAGCTTCTTGCTCGAAAGGAAGCTGAAGAAGCTTATAATCCCGGCAAAGGCGTAA
- the creC gene encoding two-component system sensor histidine kinase CreC — translation MNIQTRIFAGILIVVVIGFYALISWITEDIKPQFRKVTEEPLVDASRTLASVAAMTVKEGKVDVDLFRKAFDDVYNRPFKAKIYEFVKREVDFRVYMTDKKGMLIFDSRKRGEEGKDYSQWNDVFYTLKGEHGVRTTREVPGDPGTSVMYVASPITWDGDIVGVLSVGNPSKAANRFVEGARNKIIIVAIIVALAVIVVGIPLSRMITSPIKSLTTYARAVREGERIDLPPLGKSEIKELGAAFEEMRTALDGKQYVENYVQSLTHEVKAPLSAIQGAVELLTEDMPPDQQARFFKNIRTETDRIRMIVDKLLLLASIESKKSIHDVENLNMGEIIEDIEKSLAPLLHEKKLVLEIKGDKKGSFEGDPFLVRQAVVNLIKNAIDFSPAGEKIEMEISESSDAGSIILTVSDKGSGIPDYALNKVYERFYSLKRPDSGKKSSGLGLSLVKEVTLLHHGKIELRNGEKRGAVAKLTLPVRFSRAV, via the coding sequence ATGAACATCCAGACCCGTATATTCGCAGGTATTCTCATCGTCGTCGTCATCGGCTTTTACGCTCTCATTTCCTGGATCACGGAAGATATCAAGCCCCAGTTTCGTAAAGTGACGGAAGAGCCCCTTGTTGATGCCTCCCGTACGCTCGCCTCCGTTGCGGCAATGACCGTAAAAGAGGGAAAGGTCGATGTGGACCTTTTCAGAAAGGCCTTTGATGATGTTTACAATCGGCCTTTTAAGGCTAAAATCTATGAGTTCGTAAAGCGTGAAGTTGATTTTCGTGTTTACATGACTGATAAAAAGGGAATGCTCATCTTTGATTCGAGAAAAAGGGGGGAGGAAGGCAAAGACTACTCCCAATGGAATGACGTTTTTTATACGCTAAAAGGGGAGCATGGCGTGAGAACGACCCGTGAAGTTCCCGGTGATCCGGGAACAAGCGTCATGTATGTGGCTTCACCCATCACGTGGGATGGTGACATTGTGGGTGTGCTTTCCGTAGGCAATCCGAGCAAAGCGGCCAACCGGTTTGTAGAAGGGGCCAGGAATAAAATTATTATAGTCGCCATTATTGTTGCCCTTGCCGTTATTGTTGTGGGCATCCCCCTTTCCCGCATGATCACTTCTCCCATCAAAAGCCTTACCACCTATGCAAGGGCCGTCCGTGAAGGGGAGCGGATAGACCTGCCGCCACTGGGCAAAAGCGAGATAAAGGAGCTTGGAGCGGCCTTCGAAGAGATGAGAACAGCCCTGGACGGCAAGCAGTACGTGGAAAACTATGTCCAGTCCCTTACCCACGAGGTAAAGGCCCCACTCTCTGCCATACAGGGCGCCGTAGAACTGCTCACTGAGGATATGCCCCCCGATCAGCAGGCCCGGTTTTTCAAAAATATCCGCACCGAGACAGACCGTATCCGGATGATCGTTGACAAGCTCCTCCTTCTTGCCTCGATAGAGAGTAAAAAAAGCATTCACGACGTTGAAAATCTGAACATGGGGGAAATCATTGAAGACATTGAAAAAAGCCTTGCTCCCCTTCTCCATGAAAAAAAATTGGTGCTGGAAATAAAAGGAGATAAAAAAGGAAGCTTCGAAGGTGATCCCTTCCTCGTCAGACAGGCCGTAGTCAACCTCATAAAAAACGCCATCGATTTTTCACCGGCCGGTGAAAAAATAGAGATGGAGATCTCCGAAAGCAGTGATGCTGGTTCAATCATACTCACCGTTTCCGACAAGGGTTCCGGCATCCCTGACTACGCGCTTAACAAGGTCTATGAACGTTTCTATTCTTTAAAACGCCCCGATAGCGGTAAAAAGAGTTCCGGCCTCGGTTTAAGCCTCGTCAAAGAGGTTACCCTGCTTCATCACGGCAAGATTGAGTTGAGGAACGGGGAGAAGAGAGGGGCCGTGGCAAAGCTGACATTGCCTGTCAGGTTTAGCCGGGCGGTTTGA
- the zupT gene encoding zinc transporter ZupT — MNYDTSAVIFAFSLTLFAGLSTGIGSALAFFAKTTNTRFLTASLGFSAGVMIYVSMIEIFVKARDALTAAAGPSQGYLMTTLAFFAGIMFIAFIDKMVPTFENPHEARGIEEMSLSQQEAMKKVKLHRMGLFSALAIGIHNFPEGLATFVGALHDPALGISIAVAIAIHNIPEGIAVSVPMYYATGSKKKAFTFSFLSGFTEPVGAMVGYFLLFRYMNDYVFGLLFASVAGIMVFISLDELLPTAEKYGEHHIAMYGVVAGMVVMASSLVMFV; from the coding sequence ATGAATTACGACACAAGCGCCGTTATTTTTGCTTTTTCCCTGACTCTTTTTGCCGGACTTTCCACAGGGATAGGCAGCGCCCTCGCCTTTTTTGCAAAAACGACAAATACCCGCTTTCTTACGGCCTCTCTCGGTTTTTCAGCAGGAGTGATGATTTACGTTTCAATGATCGAAATTTTTGTAAAGGCCCGTGATGCTCTGACGGCTGCTGCCGGTCCCTCCCAGGGCTATTTAATGACGACTCTCGCTTTTTTTGCCGGTATTATGTTCATCGCTTTTATTGATAAAATGGTGCCGACTTTTGAAAATCCCCATGAAGCAAGAGGCATTGAAGAGATGTCTTTAAGCCAGCAGGAAGCTATGAAGAAAGTCAAACTGCACCGTATGGGTCTTTTTTCTGCACTGGCTATCGGCATTCATAACTTCCCCGAAGGTCTCGCCACTTTTGTAGGCGCTCTCCATGATCCGGCCCTGGGTATCAGCATTGCCGTTGCCATCGCTATTCATAATATTCCCGAAGGTATCGCCGTCTCCGTTCCCATGTACTATGCGACAGGGAGCAAAAAAAAGGCCTTTACCTTTTCTTTCCTGTCAGGTTTCACTGAACCGGTAGGCGCTATGGTGGGTTATTTCCTCCTCTTTCGTTACATGAATGATTATGTTTTCGGTCTTCTTTTCGCTTCCGTCGCCGGTATCATGGTTTTTATTTCCCTCGATGAACTTCTGCCGACGGCTGAAAAATACGGTGAACACCACATTGCCATGTACGGTGTTGTTGCCGGTATGGTTGTTATGGCGTCGAGCCTGGTTATGTTTGTGTGA